Below is a genomic region from Arcanobacterium haemolyticum DSM 20595.
GTTGGATTGATCGTGACGTTACGCAAACGCTGGAGCGCCTTGTGCTTAGAACGGATCGAATTGAGCATCGTCAGCAGAGTAGCCATACCGTTTTGCTCCGCAAGAGCATAATTGCGCGGCTTAAATTCATACTTTTCGTTATCAATATGTTCCTCTGCCCCTGGGCGGGCAATGTTTTCGATCAGTTCGTAGCCGTTGTAAATACCCCATGTAGGCGAACCCGTGGCCGCCAAAATCGCGCGGATAGCTGCTGCAGAAATCCCGCCACGCTGGATATATGGAGTAAGAATATCGTGAGTTGTTGGCCAGAAAGCCGGACGCATTCGGTGCGACGATTCGTGTGAGACTTCCATCAAGTACTCTTCGATCTCCTGACGTTCGTTACGCCACGTGAAATACGTGTACGACTGGTGGAAGCCAACCGTACCCAAAGTCTGCATCATCGGCGGATTCGTGAACGCCTCAGCCAAGAAAATAACCTCAGGGTGCTCCACACGGAACTCAGCCAGCAGACGCTGCCAGAAACCAACCGGCTTCGTGTGCGGATTATCCACACGGAAAATCGTGACGCCATGAGCAACCCACAACTCCACAACCCGCTTGATCTCCTTATAAATACCCTCCGGATCATTATCAAAATTCAACGGATAAATATCCTGGTACTTCTTTGGCGGATTTTCTGCATACGCAATCGTGCCATCTGGCCGAGCAGTAAACCACTCCGGATGCTCCTTCACCCACGGATGATCAGGAGAACACTGCAACGCTAAATCCAACGCCACTTCCATACCCAGTTCATGAGCGCGGCCAACAAAAACGTCGAAATCTTCAAAAGTGCCAAGCGAAGGTTCAATTGCATCGTGACCACCGGCGGCGTCGGAACCAATCGCATACGGCGAACCCGGATCCCCCGGAACCGCAGTCAACGAATTGTTTCGGCCCTTACGATTCGTCAAACCAATCGGATGCACAGGCGGAATATACACAACATCAAAACCCATACCCGCAACGCGATCCAAATCCGTAGCAGCCGTACGCAACGTACCCGACGTCCATTCACCAGACTCAGAATCACGCGTAGCACCAACCGAACGCGGGAACAACTCGTACCACGAACCAACAAGCGCACGCACCCTATCCACGAAAACCGGATACTCACGCGACCGCGACACAAGCTCCTTCACCGGATACGCAGCAAACGCAGCCCGAACCTCCTCAGAACGCGCCGCAGCCAACTTCACCTCAGGCAACGCGCGCCTCTTCGAAATCACAGTCAACGCATCACGAATCGCCGCACGCTCCCCAGAACGCACCGGAGTACCCTTCAAAGCAGCCTTAAACAACACCTCAGCTTCAGCAAAAACCAACCCAACATCAATACCAGCCGGCACCTTAATCTCCGCATTATGAAGCCACGTAGCATACGGATCAGACCACGCCTCAACAAAAAACCGATGCGGGCCAGGAACCCGAGGAGTCAACCACCCCTCAAACCTAAACAAACCAGGCGAAACGTCACACATTGGAACCGAATCGACCGTATGCCCAGCACCATCAACAAGCACCGCACGCGCGGCAAACTTATCATGTCCCTCACGAAAAATTGTTGCCTGAACAGGGAAAGACTCATCCACCGTACTCTTAACCGGAGCCGTCCCATCAAGCAGTTGAGGCGACACCTCAACTATCGGAATACGGCTCACAGCCACAAAATCAGGCGCCGCAACTGAACGGCGCGAGGAACGGCGGGCAGAACTGGTTTTATGTTGCAAAGTACTCACAGCCTCTAGTCTAATCGAGTTACCTACGTCTCAAAAATCCTTAGAGTAATTAAGCTCTGTGCTGACATGAATAAAGGTGCGGCTGTTTCGGGCGGTGGGACTAAAAGCATGATTCGTGGCGGAGAATCGCCAGTTTGAGATCTGAACCGAACGCGTATTTTCCAGGGGAGAAATCCGGGGTGTTGAGGGCTTGCGGTGTGCTGGCGAGCATATGCTGGGCAGGCGTTGGGAGCACCGCGTGGCACGGCACAATGAGCGGGAGCGGGTTGCGGGCGCAGGCCGATGCCGCCGCTCGGATGGCATTAGGGCTGTGGGTGCAGGCGGCCAGGGAGTGGTAACTGATTGTTTGGCTTGGAGCGAGTGCCAGGAGGGCTGCGCGGATTTGCGCCGCGAAAGCTGTGTGAGCTGGGGCTAAAGGAAGGTGGCGGAAAAGGCTGGGATCTCCGGTATTGCGCCAGCCGGCGAACGCAGTTTCGAGCAACGCCGCGGTGTGGAGATCCTCTGAGGCTGCTGGGGCGGTGGTGCCGTTGGCGTGATCTGTGGTGCGGCCTGTGGCGTTGGCCCGACCTGTAGTAGTGATGTGGTCAGTAGTGTTGGCAGTATCCGCAGTACTGATACTTCCAGCTTGAATTAGTTGTGTGTCCAGCCATTCACCAGTATCTCTGTGCGGAACGAAGGTGGTTGCTACCAGGAAGCCTTCGCAGATTGTGGCCTCAAGGCCATAAGAATCGATGACGCTGTTGCCCGTGTGTAGTGCTAAACGGATATGCATACTCATCACTCTATCGCACGGGTCGGCGATCTCGTGTGGGACGGAAGCAGAGGCGAAGTAGCGGGTGGCGGGTGTGTGGCCAGGCTGGCGGGTGTGGCCAGGCTGGCGGTGTGGCAGCCAGCAGCCGGCCGGCGCGGCAGATCTTGCCCTGCCTCCACCTGCAAAAACATTGAGATTCCGGCACGCCCTGCAATATACGGCGAGGCCGTGCCAGATCCTCAAGCAAAATGCAGGTCTGGGCGGGTTAGTAATGCTGATTATTTCGAGAATAGTGGCAATATTTGCCACTATTCTCGAAATAATCAGGGTCGGCGGGCTATGCACAGCCTAAGCGGCCAACTAACCAGCCAACCCGATCAGATCGTCTGCGGATCGATCTTCCACACTTCGCGTGCGTAATCGCCGATGGTGCGATCGGAGGAGAAGCGGCCAGATTCCACGATATTCTTCCAGACCATGCGTGCCCAGTGGCGGCGATCCGTGTAATCGGCAGCCATGCGGTCACGGGTTTCGCGGTAGGAAGCGAAATCGCCAAGAACGTAGTAGACGTCTGCTGGCTCCCAGCTTGGTTCGTAGAGGGAGTTGAGCAGATCGTGGAACATGCCGGTTCCGCCGTCGTTCAATGTGCCGTCTACGAAGGCATCGAGAACTCGCTTCAAGCCAGGGGTATGTTCTGCGGTTGCGCGCGGGTTGTAGTTTGTGCGCAGTTCTGGCAGTTCTTCTTCCTTGGCGCCGAAGATGTAGGCGTTCTCTTCTCCAACGGAATCGAGGATTTCAACGTTCGCGCCGTCCAACGTGCCTAGCGTCAACGCGCCGTTCATCATGAACTTCATGTTCGATGTGCCAGAGGCTTCCTTACCTGCAGTGGAGATTTGTTCGGAAACGTCCGATGCAGGAATGATGTGTTCGGCCGGGGACACGTTGTAGTTTTCAACGAAGAGAACCTGCAGCTTGCCAGCAACGTCTGGATCGTTGTTGATTAGGCGGCCGATTTCGTTGATCAGCTTGATGATGGCCTTCGCGCGAACGTATCCAGGAGCAGCCTTCGCGCCGAAGATGAAGAGGCGTGGAGTAACGTCCAGGGTTGGATCATCCTTCAAACGGAAGTAGAGATCCAAAATGTAGATGGCGTTCATGAGCTGGCGCTTGTATTCGTGCAAACGCTTGATCTGAACGTCGAAGATGGCGTCAGGGTTAACGGTCACGCCCTGGCGGTTCTTGATCCACGCAGCAAAGTCAGCCTTGTTGGCGGCCTTGATGTCGTTTACACGGTCAAGCACGGTCAGATCTTCGCCGAACTTCTCCAGCTTCTTGAGCTCGTCAAGGTTGCGCACCCAAGCGTCGGACCCAAGCAACTCGGTAAGGAGCGAAGCCAAACGTGGGTTGCATTGGTTGAGCCAGCGGCGTGGGGTAACGCCGTTGGTCTTGTTGTTGAAGCGCTCTGGCCAAATATCGTACCAATCGTGGAGCGTGTCCTTCTTGATGATTTCAGTGTGAAGCGCAGCCACGCCGTTGATCGAGTAGGAGGCGTAGCAGGCGATCCATGCCATGTGTACACGGTTGCCCTGGATTGGGGCCATGTATTCGATCTTGCCTGGGTGGTAGCCTTCGGTTGCGAGTTCTTCGCGGAAGCGGCGATCGATTTCGCGCACGATTTCGCTGATGCGCGGGAAGAGGCGATCGAAGATCGTCATCTCCCAGGTTTCGAGTGCTTCGGCAAGAACGGTGTGGTTGGTGTAGCCGAAGGTATGGGAGGCGATGTCCCAGGCAGCTTCCCACGAGTAGCCGTGTTCATCGAGCAGGATACGCATGAGTTCTGGGATGGCCAGAACCGGGTGGGTATCGTTGAGCTGGATGCAGTTGAATTCGTGGAAGTTGTCCAGGCTGCCCTGCTGCTTCAGGTGGTTGTCAACGATCGCTTGCAAGGATGCGGAGCAGAAGAAGTACTGTTGGCGTACGCGCAGCACCTTGCCTTCGTAGGTGGAATCGTTCGGGTAGAGTACGCGGCAGATGTCGTGTACTCGTTCGCGTTCCACGATGGCATCGGTGAAGCGCTGGGAGTTGAAGGCGTCGTAATCGAATTCCTTGGTAGGTTCGGCTTTCCACATGCGCAGAGTGTTGACGTTCTTGGTGCCGTAGCCGGTGATTGGCATATCGTATGGGACGGCGCGAACGTCGAGGTCAGCGTACTTAACGAGGCGTTGTTCTTCTTCGCGGCGCACTACGAATGGGTAGCCTT
It encodes:
- a CDS encoding maltotransferase domain-containing protein; protein product: MSTLQHKTSSARRSSRRSVAAPDFVAVSRIPIVEVSPQLLDGTAPVKSTVDESFPVQATIFREGHDKFAARAVLVDGAGHTVDSVPMCDVSPGLFRFEGWLTPRVPGPHRFFVEAWSDPYATWLHNAEIKVPAGIDVGLVFAEAEVLFKAALKGTPVRSGERAAIRDALTVISKRRALPEVKLAAARSEEVRAAFAAYPVKELVSRSREYPVFVDRVRALVGSWYELFPRSVGATRDSESGEWTSGTLRTAATDLDRVAGMGFDVVYIPPVHPIGLTNRKGRNNSLTAVPGDPGSPYAIGSDAAGGHDAIEPSLGTFEDFDVFVGRAHELGMEVALDLALQCSPDHPWVKEHPEWFTARPDGTIAYAENPPKKYQDIYPLNFDNDPEGIYKEIKRVVELWVAHGVTIFRVDNPHTKPVGFWQRLLAEFRVEHPEVIFLAEAFTNPPMMQTLGTVGFHQSYTYFTWRNERQEIEEYLMEVSHESSHRMRPAFWPTTHDILTPYIQRGGISAAAIRAILAATGSPTWGIYNGYELIENIARPGAEEHIDNEKYEFKPRNYALAEQNGMATLLTMLNSIRSKHKALQRLRNVTINPTSNDKIVSFTKVARPEETADGVMDAVIVVVNLDPYASRDATVYLDLSPFGISPRWDGGPIIEVTDEMSGETYLWNEAPYVHLDPHGQVAHVLSVKVLS
- a CDS encoding glycogen/starch/alpha-glucan phosphorylase — protein: MTKPDTTTALGMQVRAVSGRNEHSGTPMEYWTAMSNTVVDRIADNWQRTEETYNATRMQHYFSAEFLMGRALLNNLTNLGMVEEATEALNAFGQNLSDVLEEEHDAALGNGGLGRLAACFLDSCATMDLPVRGYGILYRYGLFRQLFNEGFQEEEPDAWMEEGYPFVVRREEEQRLVKYADLDVRAVPYDMPITGYGTKNVNTLRMWKAEPTKEFDYDAFNSQRFTDAIVERERVHDICRVLYPNDSTYEGKVLRVRQQYFFCSASLQAIVDNHLKQQGSLDNFHEFNCIQLNDTHPVLAIPELMRILLDEHGYSWEAAWDIASHTFGYTNHTVLAEALETWEMTIFDRLFPRISEIVREIDRRFREELATEGYHPGKIEYMAPIQGNRVHMAWIACYASYSINGVAALHTEIIKKDTLHDWYDIWPERFNNKTNGVTPRRWLNQCNPRLASLLTELLGSDAWVRNLDELKKLEKFGEDLTVLDRVNDIKAANKADFAAWIKNRQGVTVNPDAIFDVQIKRLHEYKRQLMNAIYILDLYFRLKDDPTLDVTPRLFIFGAKAAPGYVRAKAIIKLINEIGRLINNDPDVAGKLQVLFVENYNVSPAEHIIPASDVSEQISTAGKEASGTSNMKFMMNGALTLGTLDGANVEILDSVGEENAYIFGAKEEELPELRTNYNPRATAEHTPGLKRVLDAFVDGTLNDGGTGMFHDLLNSLYEPSWEPADVYYVLGDFASYRETRDRMAADYTDRRHWARMVWKNIVESGRFSSDRTIGDYAREVWKIDPQTI
- a CDS encoding methylated-DNA--[protein]-cysteine S-methyltransferase, with product MSMHIRLALHTGNSVIDSYGLEATICEGFLVATTFVPHRDTGEWLDTQLIQAGSISTADTANTTDHITTTGRANATGRTTDHANGTTAPAASEDLHTAALLETAFAGWRNTGDPSLFRHLPLAPAHTAFAAQIRAALLALAPSQTISYHSLAACTHSPNAIRAAASACARNPLPLIVPCHAVLPTPAQHMLASTPQALNTPDFSPGKYAFGSDLKLAILRHESCF